In Halorubrum sp. PV6, a single window of DNA contains:
- a CDS encoding ribbon-helix-helix domain-containing protein — translation MERVTLRIPKQQIDEVEQMVETGEFPNRSEAIRSAVRDMLNEQDGERDERGRNRNWAKV, via the coding sequence ATGGAGCGTGTGACACTACGAATACCGAAACAGCAGATCGACGAAGTCGAACAGATGGTGGAAACGGGCGAGTTCCCGAACCGGAGCGAAGCGATCCGGTCGGCCGTCCGCGACATGCTGAACGAACAGGATGGCGAACGCGACGAGCGCGGCCGCAACCGCAACTGGGCGAAGGTGTAA
- the ftsZ gene encoding cell division protein FtsZ, whose product MQDLVQDALDNAEAEKRDMDVSMDDDEFGDPRIVIVGAGGAGNNTVNRLYNIGVDGADTVAINTDKQHLKMVEADTKILVGKSLTQGLGAGGDPKMGERATEMAQGTIKEVLGDADLVFVTAGMGGGTGTGAAPVVSKIAKEQGAIVVGMVSTPFNVERARTVKAEEGLESLRNEADSIIVLDNNRLLDYVPNLPIGKAFSVMDQIIAETVKGISETITQPSLINLDYADMSTIMNQGGVAVMLVGETQDKNKTQEVVNDAMNHPLLDVDYRGASGGLVHITGGPDLTLKEAEGIANNITERLEASANVIWGARIQDEYKGKVRVMAIMTGVQSAQVLGPSTQKQADKSRAAVDSEDLGDSRSRAAQANGNGNTAMTSGGTDQGAWESDGGSDPTEQNNGLDVIR is encoded by the coding sequence ATGCAAGATCTCGTACAAGACGCCCTCGACAACGCGGAAGCGGAGAAGCGCGACATGGATGTCAGCATGGACGACGACGAGTTCGGCGACCCCCGAATCGTCATCGTCGGTGCCGGCGGCGCCGGCAACAACACCGTCAACCGACTCTACAACATCGGCGTCGACGGCGCCGACACGGTCGCGATCAACACCGACAAACAGCACCTGAAGATGGTCGAAGCCGACACCAAGATCCTCGTGGGCAAGTCGCTCACGCAGGGGCTCGGCGCCGGCGGCGACCCGAAGATGGGCGAGCGCGCCACCGAGATGGCCCAGGGGACGATCAAAGAGGTCCTCGGCGACGCCGACCTCGTCTTCGTCACCGCCGGCATGGGTGGCGGGACCGGCACCGGCGCGGCGCCGGTCGTCTCGAAAATCGCCAAAGAACAGGGCGCCATCGTCGTCGGGATGGTCTCGACGCCGTTCAACGTTGAGCGCGCCCGCACGGTGAAAGCCGAGGAGGGGCTCGAATCCCTCCGGAACGAGGCCGACTCGATCATCGTCCTCGACAACAACCGCCTGCTCGACTACGTCCCGAACCTCCCGATCGGCAAGGCGTTCTCCGTGATGGACCAGATCATCGCGGAGACGGTCAAGGGGATCTCCGAGACGATCACCCAGCCGAGCCTGATCAACTTAGACTACGCCGACATGTCCACCATCATGAACCAGGGCGGCGTGGCCGTGATGTTAGTCGGCGAGACCCAAGACAAGAACAAGACCCAAGAGGTGGTCAACGACGCGATGAACCACCCGCTGTTGGACGTCGACTACCGCGGCGCGAGCGGCGGACTCGTCCACATCACGGGCGGCCCGGACCTCACGCTCAAGGAGGCCGAGGGTATCGCGAACAACATCACCGAACGGCTGGAGGCGAGCGCCAACGTGATCTGGGGCGCCCGCATCCAGGACGAGTACAAGGGGAAGGTCCGCGTCATGGCGATCATGACGGGCGTCCAGAGCGCGCAGGTGCTCGGCCCCTCGACGCAAAAGCAGGCCGACAAGTCCCGTGCGGCCGTCGACAGCGAGGATCTCGGTGACTCGCGTTCGCGGGCGGCTCAGGCGAACGGTAACGGAAACACCGCGATGACGTCGGGCGGCACCGACCAGGGCGCGTGGGAGTCTGACGGCGGCAGCGATCCGACCGAACAGAACAACGGGCTCGACGTCATCCGCTGA
- a CDS encoding TIGR00269 family protein produces the protein MECDRCGDDAIHHAAYSGAHLCGAHLRRSVEKRVKRRVREDSLLDPEATPEDPDRWVIGLSGGKDSVALTQILDDVFGTDPRVEMLALTIHEGIEGYRDESIDATIELAEELSLRHEVVSYEEEFDVQMDDVVESDPENMAACAYCGVFRRDLLEKYAAEFDADKLLTGHNLDDEAQTAMMNFLEGDVRQVAKHFDASLGPFDERAGTDAFVPRAKPLRDVPEKEIALYCHVRDLPTHMAECPHSSEAYRGEIQSTIHELEENHPGARHSIMAGYEELSALAAERYREGGEAAADAPDLGECERCGSKTSRDVCRKCRLLDSIKAV, from the coding sequence ATGGAGTGTGACAGGTGCGGAGACGACGCGATCCACCACGCCGCGTACTCCGGCGCGCATCTCTGTGGCGCGCATCTCCGCCGGTCGGTCGAGAAACGCGTGAAGCGCCGCGTCCGCGAGGACTCGCTCCTCGATCCCGAGGCGACACCCGAAGATCCCGACCGCTGGGTGATCGGCCTCTCGGGTGGCAAAGACAGCGTCGCGCTGACGCAGATCTTAGACGACGTGTTCGGGACGGACCCCCGCGTCGAGATGCTCGCCCTGACGATCCACGAGGGGATCGAGGGGTACCGCGACGAGAGCATCGACGCGACGATCGAACTCGCCGAGGAGCTCTCGCTCCGCCACGAGGTCGTCTCCTACGAGGAGGAGTTCGACGTGCAGATGGACGACGTCGTCGAGAGCGACCCGGAGAACATGGCCGCCTGCGCGTACTGCGGCGTGTTCCGCCGCGACCTCTTAGAGAAGTACGCCGCCGAGTTCGACGCCGACAAACTGCTCACCGGCCACAACCTCGACGACGAGGCCCAGACGGCGATGATGAACTTCCTCGAAGGCGACGTCCGACAGGTCGCGAAACACTTCGACGCCTCGCTCGGCCCCTTCGACGAGCGCGCCGGGACCGACGCGTTCGTCCCGCGCGCCAAGCCGCTGCGTGACGTGCCGGAAAAAGAAATCGCCCTCTACTGTCACGTCCGCGACCTGCCGACGCATATGGCCGAGTGCCCGCACTCGTCGGAGGCGTACCGCGGCGAGATCCAGTCGACGATCCACGAGTTAGAGGAGAACCACCCCGGCGCTCGCCACTCGATCATGGCCGGCTACGAGGAGTTGTCCGCGCTGGCCGCCGAGCGCTACCGCGAGGGCGGCGAGGCCGCCGCCGACGCTCCCGACCTCGGCGAGTGTGAACGCTGCGGGTCGAAGACGAGCCGCGACGTCTGCCGGAAGTGCCGGCTCTTGGATTCGATCAAAGCGGTGTGA
- a CDS encoding DUF4442 domain-containing protein, which produces MTESPTGVDRNPAPRPLQSDPPAESLRTRLLRHGFNLLPAYRGTGARVDHIGANWRYVRVRLPCNWRTRNAVGTTFGGSLYGAVDPVYMIMLRRILGDRFTVWDKSAAIEFIEPGRDTLYAEFTLADDEIETLREDLAPGDSVDREYLVSLVDETGTVHAACEKTVYVRRDE; this is translated from the coding sequence GTGACCGAGTCTCCGACCGGCGTCGACCGCAACCCCGCCCCCAGGCCGCTCCAGTCGGACCCGCCGGCCGAGAGCCTTCGAACCCGGCTGTTGCGCCACGGGTTCAACCTCCTGCCCGCCTACCGCGGTACCGGCGCCCGCGTCGACCACATCGGTGCAAACTGGCGGTACGTCCGCGTCCGACTCCCCTGTAACTGGCGGACGCGAAACGCCGTCGGCACGACGTTCGGCGGCAGCCTCTACGGCGCGGTCGACCCGGTGTATATGATCATGCTCCGCCGGATCCTCGGCGATCGGTTCACCGTCTGGGACAAGTCGGCCGCGATCGAGTTCATCGAACCCGGCCGGGACACCCTGTACGCGGAGTTCACCCTCGCGGACGACGAAATCGAGACGCTTCGCGAGGACCTCGCCCCCGGCGACTCGGTCGACCGCGAGTACCTCGTGTCGCTGGTCGACGAGACGGGGACGGTCCACGCGGCCTGTGAGAAAACGGTGTACGTCCGGCGGGACGAGTGA
- a CDS encoding response regulator gives MTDAPRRVLCVDDEPGLAELVAAFLERDEQIDCETVVETDPAAALDRIEREEFDCVVSDYDMPGRTGIELLSDARESRPDLPFLLFSATEPDTIAAEMIRAGVSDYVTKADGADGYTALLRRVEHAVEGDDGGFRSDPEGAATPDGLPGSVALDGFCTVAPDGTFEFVGEEYGALYGYDPEELVGERWQRLHPTEEVDHIRSHIIPAVMEGERWTGTSTGLRADGTTFAESKMVTTTSDDRLVISVSKFEDVAARARADD, from the coding sequence ATGACGGACGCACCGCGGCGAGTGCTCTGTGTCGACGACGAGCCGGGACTCGCAGAGTTGGTCGCGGCGTTCCTCGAACGCGACGAGCAGATCGACTGTGAGACGGTCGTCGAGACCGACCCGGCGGCCGCGCTCGACCGGATCGAGCGCGAGGAGTTCGACTGCGTGGTCAGCGACTACGACATGCCCGGCCGGACCGGGATCGAACTCCTCTCCGACGCCAGAGAGAGCCGCCCTGACCTGCCGTTTCTGCTGTTCTCCGCGACCGAACCGGACACGATCGCGGCCGAGATGATCCGGGCGGGCGTCAGCGACTACGTGACGAAAGCGGACGGTGCCGACGGGTACACCGCCCTGCTGCGCCGGGTCGAACACGCGGTCGAAGGCGACGACGGGGGGTTCAGATCGGACCCCGAGGGAGCGGCAACCCCGGACGGCCTGCCGGGTTCGGTCGCGTTAGACGGCTTCTGTACGGTGGCGCCCGACGGGACCTTCGAGTTCGTCGGCGAGGAGTACGGCGCGTTGTACGGCTACGACCCGGAGGAGCTCGTCGGGGAGCGGTGGCAGCGGCTCCATCCGACGGAGGAGGTCGACCACATCCGGAGCCACATCATCCCGGCGGTCATGGAGGGCGAGCGGTGGACCGGCACGAGCACCGGGCTCCGCGCGGACGGGACGACCTTCGCGGAGTCGAAGATGGTGACGACGACGAGCGACGACCGCCTCGTCATCTCCGTCTCGAAGTTCGAGGACGTTGCGGCGCGAGCGCGGGCGGACGACTGA
- a CDS encoding alpha/beta fold hydrolase, which produces MKLRNLAGTALLGVGALAALNTGLRYEGELESPLDGDDGTFRWRGMNVAYTEAGDPDAPDVVLLHGVNAAGSAGEWREVFDALAADYHVVAPDLPGFGRSDRPPLRYSAALYEDFVQDFLADFDEPAVVASSLSAAYAAAAVDTGDSAAGGVDVRGFVAVCPTTVAGPSPPKSWLRELIRAPLVGDAIFNVLTSRPSIQYFNADHGYDDPANPSEEWTDYEWRTGHVENARFAPASFISGYLNSDLDLAAAFGAMDAPPTIVWGREAEVSPLSDGRDLADAAGSRLVVFDRAKLLPHVEHPERFVETVEETLVAGLAA; this is translated from the coding sequence ATGAAACTCAGGAACCTCGCCGGGACCGCCCTCCTCGGCGTCGGCGCGCTCGCCGCCCTCAACACCGGACTCCGATACGAAGGGGAGTTGGAGTCGCCCCTCGACGGCGACGACGGCACGTTCCGTTGGCGCGGGATGAACGTGGCCTACACCGAGGCCGGCGACCCGGACGCCCCGGACGTCGTCCTCTTACACGGGGTCAACGCCGCCGGCTCCGCCGGCGAGTGGCGCGAGGTGTTCGACGCGTTGGCCGCCGACTACCACGTCGTCGCGCCCGACCTGCCGGGGTTCGGCCGCTCCGACCGGCCGCCGCTCCGCTACTCCGCGGCGCTGTACGAGGACTTCGTGCAGGACTTCCTCGCCGACTTCGACGAGCCCGCCGTCGTCGCCTCCTCGCTGTCGGCGGCGTACGCGGCCGCGGCGGTCGACACCGGCGACTCGGCGGCCGGAGGCGTCGACGTCCGCGGGTTCGTCGCCGTCTGTCCGACGACCGTCGCCGGACCGAGTCCGCCGAAGTCGTGGCTCAGAGAGCTGATCCGGGCGCCGCTCGTCGGCGACGCGATATTTAACGTCCTCACCTCGAGACCCTCGATCCAGTATTTCAACGCCGACCACGGCTACGACGACCCGGCGAACCCGAGCGAGGAGTGGACCGACTACGAGTGGCGGACCGGCCACGTCGAGAACGCGCGGTTCGCGCCCGCCTCGTTTATTTCGGGGTACCTCAACAGCGACCTCGACCTCGCGGCGGCGTTCGGGGCGATGGACGCGCCGCCGACCATCGTGTGGGGCCGCGAGGCCGAGGTGAGCCCGCTGTCCGACGGCCGCGACCTCGCCGACGCGGCCGGCTCCCGGCTCGTCGTCTTCGACCGAGCCAAGCTGCTGCCGCACGTCGAACACCCCGAACGGTTCGTCGAGACCGTCGAGGAGACGCTCGTCGCCGGCCTCGCGGCGTAA
- the meaB gene encoding methylmalonyl Co-A mutase-associated GTPase MeaB — protein MDGPDATALGDDDAELVGDLLDGSHRALARVITRIENRTAGYRGIVAALHEHTGGADVIGITGAPGAGKSTLVDKLASTYRDRGDTVGVVAVDPSSPYTGGAVLGDRIRMASNVGDMDVFFRSMSARGQLGGLSMATADAVKALDAFGKDAIIIETVGAGQNEVDVVRTADTVAVLVQPGSGDDVQTLKAGILEIGDVFVVNKADMDGAERTLAELEEMVHRREGPTKGLDGGHHGFEVPEHPDDESDGDADGAAEWSPEVCRTVANTGEGVDSLIETFDAHATHLRESGAIEATKQRRYAEEIRTLVRSDVGALATAEIDRHGGIDALAASVRRRETDPYSVAAEIVGPIAECVEADADGAERPESATER, from the coding sequence ATGGACGGGCCGGACGCAACCGCGCTCGGCGACGACGACGCCGAACTCGTCGGCGACCTCCTCGACGGGAGCCATCGGGCGCTCGCGCGCGTCATCACCCGCATCGAGAACCGTACCGCCGGCTACCGGGGAATCGTCGCCGCGCTCCACGAGCACACGGGCGGCGCGGACGTGATCGGGATCACCGGCGCGCCCGGCGCCGGGAAGTCGACGCTCGTGGACAAACTCGCCTCAACCTACCGCGACCGGGGCGACACCGTCGGCGTGGTGGCGGTCGATCCGTCGTCGCCGTACACCGGAGGGGCGGTCCTCGGCGACCGGATCCGGATGGCCTCGAACGTCGGCGACATGGACGTGTTCTTCCGGTCGATGAGCGCTCGCGGCCAGCTCGGCGGCCTGTCGATGGCGACGGCAGACGCCGTGAAGGCGCTCGACGCCTTCGGGAAGGACGCGATCATCATCGAGACGGTCGGCGCCGGACAGAACGAAGTGGACGTGGTCCGCACCGCCGACACCGTCGCGGTGCTCGTCCAACCCGGCTCGGGCGACGACGTGCAGACGCTGAAGGCCGGCATCTTGGAGATCGGCGACGTGTTCGTCGTTAACAAAGCGGATATGGACGGCGCAGAGCGAACCCTCGCCGAGTTAGAGGAGATGGTCCACCGGCGCGAGGGGCCGACGAAGGGGCTCGACGGCGGCCACCACGGCTTCGAGGTGCCGGAGCACCCGGACGACGAGAGCGACGGGGACGCGGACGGCGCGGCGGAGTGGAGCCCCGAGGTCTGTCGGACCGTCGCGAACACCGGCGAGGGCGTCGATTCGCTGATCGAGACGTTCGACGCCCACGCGACCCACCTCCGCGAGTCGGGGGCGATCGAGGCGACGAAACAGCGGCGCTACGCGGAGGAGATCCGGACGCTGGTGCGCTCAGACGTCGGCGCGCTCGCGACCGCGGAGATCGACCGGCATGGCGGAATCGACGCGCTCGCCGCGTCGGTCCGTCGCCGAGAGACCGATCCGTACAGCGTCGCCGCGGAGATCGTCGGACCGATCGCGGAGTGCGTGGAGGCCGACGCGGACGGCGCCGAGCGTCCGGAGTCGGCGACCGAGCGGTGA
- a CDS encoding cobalamin B12-binding domain-containing protein — MSAEQETQAVRCLVAKVGLDGHDRGAHVIARAFRDAGFEVVYSGLHRAPDEIVQAAVQEDVDVLGISILSGAHNTLVPKVIEGLKEYDAFEDTLVLVGGIIPDDDETELKKLGVAEVFGPGTPMEETIEFIRNNLPERA; from the coding sequence ATGAGCGCCGAACAGGAGACACAAGCCGTCCGCTGTCTGGTCGCGAAGGTCGGTCTCGACGGCCACGATCGGGGAGCACACGTGATCGCACGGGCGTTTCGGGACGCCGGGTTCGAAGTGGTCTACTCCGGGCTCCACCGCGCGCCAGACGAGATCGTCCAGGCGGCGGTCCAAGAGGACGTGGACGTGCTTGGCATCTCCATTCTCTCGGGGGCACACAACACGCTCGTACCGAAGGTGATCGAGGGGCTCAAAGAGTACGACGCGTTCGAGGACACCCTCGTGTTGGTCGGCGGGATCATCCCCGACGACGACGAAACCGAACTCAAGAAACTCGGCGTCGCCGAGGTGTTCGGGCCGGGAACGCCGATGGAGGAGACGATCGAGTTCATCCGGAACAACCTGCCGGAGCGAGCGTAG
- the pstB gene encoding phosphate ABC transporter ATP-binding protein PstB, translating into MSNTETSDSLITTDVETGSNDRTTESQETAVAAHNLNVYYGDDQAIDDVSMEIPENRVTALIGPSGCGKSTFLRCINRMNDMIEICRVDGSIEFGGKNVYDGDVDPVALRRKIGMVFQKPNPFPKSIRDNVAYGLNIQGFDGDVDARVEESLKGAALWDEVKDQLDSSGLELSGGQQQRLCIARAIAPDPEVILMDEPTSALDPVAASKIEDLIDDLAEEYTVIIVTHNMQQAARISDRTAVFLTGGQLVEYDDTTKIFEDPEEQRVEDYITGKFG; encoded by the coding sequence ATGAGTAACACAGAGACGAGCGACTCGCTCATCACGACGGACGTAGAGACCGGATCGAACGACCGAACGACCGAATCACAGGAGACGGCGGTCGCCGCGCACAACCTGAACGTCTACTACGGCGACGACCAGGCGATAGACGACGTGTCGATGGAGATCCCGGAGAACCGGGTGACCGCGCTTATCGGTCCCTCGGGCTGTGGGAAGTCGACGTTCCTCCGGTGTATCAACCGGATGAACGACATGATCGAGATCTGTCGCGTCGACGGGAGCATCGAGTTCGGCGGCAAGAACGTCTACGACGGCGACGTGGACCCGGTCGCGCTGCGCCGGAAGATCGGGATGGTGTTCCAGAAGCCGAACCCGTTCCCGAAGTCGATCCGCGACAACGTCGCGTACGGACTGAACATCCAGGGGTTCGACGGCGACGTCGACGCGCGCGTCGAGGAGTCGCTGAAAGGCGCCGCGCTGTGGGACGAAGTGAAAGACCAACTCGACTCCTCGGGGCTCGAACTGTCCGGCGGACAGCAGCAGCGGCTCTGTATCGCCCGAGCGATCGCACCCGATCCGGAGGTCATCCTGATGGACGAGCCGACCTCGGCGCTCGACCCCGTCGCGGCCTCGAAGATCGAGGACCTCATCGACGACCTGGCGGAGGAGTACACGGTCATCATCGTCACGCACAACATGCAGCAGGCGGCCCGGATCTCGGACCGGACCGCGGTGTTCCTCACCGGCGGCCAACTCGTCGAGTACGACGACACGACGAAGATCTTCGAGGACCCCGAAGAGCAGCGCGTCGAGGACTACATCACCGGAAAGTTCGGATAG
- the pstA gene encoding phosphate ABC transporter permease PstA, whose protein sequence is MATENATADGFGEVSRIRGIIFEYLSFGASVFGLVALGVLLVYVAVDAFDLASASPEWLLTYFATLVVPYLGFCLYSADDAEITRRALAALGGGLVVVAALFTGIEALVGMIPRLNWQLAYLFVVVAPTAAYLTYVGSRGRVGAVGFGLVGRLVGGVAIGLAVGTLFLVFDSLVWFLAYTLGVVPAIALYAIGRRRAGSRLTTAAVPVGLVGVVAAAVLREAVQTYPSDLVIYLWTIAIPVAAAGALVAADRNGRIATGLVGGVPLVIAAASGFLATGAGLPGETVLLVVILAAVPTAVYISRVVASGDGFVGLAFPLLMALGVIAGALIVESMGFPAPDPWLDTSYLTEAPSRTPEEAGLYPAIVGSVIIIALVAVLSFVLGVGTSVFLEEYMPESGPLGSLTRLLQINIANLAAIPSVVYGLLGLGLFANLLGFGFGTAVTASLTLSLLILPITIISAQEAIRSVPDDLRRGSDAMGATRWQTTKNVVLPEALPGILTGTILALGRAIGETAPLIMIGAATTVFSAPSSLFSRFSAMPMQIYAWANFPQAEFRYGVVAAGVITLLIILVGMNGTAILLRNRAERN, encoded by the coding sequence ATGGCGACAGAGAACGCGACCGCGGACGGTTTCGGCGAAGTCAGCCGGATTCGCGGGATCATCTTCGAGTACCTCTCGTTCGGCGCGAGCGTGTTCGGGTTGGTCGCGCTCGGCGTCCTGCTCGTGTACGTCGCGGTCGACGCCTTCGACCTGGCGAGCGCCAGCCCCGAGTGGCTGTTGACGTACTTCGCGACGCTCGTCGTCCCCTACCTCGGATTCTGTCTGTACAGCGCAGACGACGCGGAGATCACGCGTCGCGCGCTGGCGGCGCTCGGCGGCGGGTTAGTCGTCGTCGCCGCGCTCTTTACCGGCATCGAGGCCCTCGTCGGGATGATTCCGCGCCTCAACTGGCAGCTGGCGTACCTCTTCGTCGTCGTCGCTCCGACGGCCGCGTACCTCACCTACGTCGGAAGCCGCGGTCGGGTCGGCGCGGTCGGCTTCGGGCTGGTCGGTCGGCTCGTCGGCGGCGTCGCGATCGGGCTCGCGGTCGGAACTCTGTTCTTGGTGTTCGATTCGCTGGTGTGGTTCCTCGCGTACACGCTCGGCGTGGTGCCCGCCATCGCGCTGTACGCGATCGGTCGGCGGCGGGCGGGGTCGCGGCTGACGACCGCGGCGGTACCGGTCGGACTCGTCGGCGTCGTCGCCGCGGCGGTGCTTCGGGAAGCGGTTCAGACGTACCCCTCCGACCTCGTCATCTACCTCTGGACGATCGCGATTCCGGTCGCAGCGGCGGGGGCGCTCGTTGCCGCCGACCGTAACGGTCGGATCGCCACCGGACTCGTCGGGGGCGTCCCGCTCGTCATCGCGGCGGCCAGTGGCTTCCTGGCGACGGGAGCCGGACTGCCGGGCGAGACCGTCCTGCTCGTCGTCATCCTCGCCGCCGTCCCGACGGCGGTGTACATCTCTCGCGTGGTGGCGTCCGGCGACGGGTTCGTCGGCCTCGCCTTCCCGCTCCTCATGGCCCTCGGGGTGATCGCCGGAGCGCTGATCGTCGAGTCGATGGGCTTCCCGGCGCCCGACCCGTGGCTCGACACCTCGTATCTCACCGAGGCGCCGTCCCGGACGCCGGAGGAGGCCGGGCTCTACCCGGCCATCGTCGGCTCCGTGATCATCATCGCGCTCGTCGCGGTGCTGTCCTTTGTCCTCGGCGTCGGGACCTCCGTCTTCTTAGAGGAGTACATGCCCGAGAGCGGGCCGCTCGGCTCGCTGACTCGCCTGCTGCAGATCAACATCGCGAACCTGGCCGCCATCCCGTCGGTCGTCTACGGGCTGCTCGGGCTGGGGCTGTTCGCGAACCTGCTAGGGTTCGGGTTCGGGACGGCGGTGACCGCGTCGCTGACGCTGTCGCTTCTCATCCTCCCGATCACGATCATCTCCGCACAGGAGGCGATCCGGTCGGTGCCGGACGACCTGCGCCGCGGCTCGGACGCGATGGGCGCGACCCGGTGGCAGACGACGAAGAACGTCGTCCTCCCGGAGGCGCTTCCCGGCATCCTGACCGGGACGATCCTCGCGCTCGGGCGGGCGATCGGCGAGACCGCGCCGCTCATCATGATCGGCGCGGCGACGACGGTGTTCAGCGCGCCGAGCAGCCTGTTCAGCCGGTTCAGCGCGATGCCGATGCAGATCTACGCGTGGGCGAACTTCCCGCAGGCGGAGTTCCGGTACGGGGTCGTCGCCGCCGGCGTTATCACGCTGCTTATCATCCTCGTCGGTATGAACGGGACGGCGATACTACTGCGAAACCGCGCGGAGAGGAACTAA
- the pstC gene encoding phosphate ABC transporter permease subunit PstC yields MTDSTESPDLSRQGGLTRLKEGTYGGLFAVCAAVTLLTTVAIFVTLLLDAVVFFSTIPITEFLTTTNWSPNPAGGGQAFGIIPLLIGTFVVTVTAAFIALPTGTLTAIYLSEYATSNARSILKPLLEILAGIPTVVYGYFALVYVTPALKATLFPEMSTFNALSASIMVGIMTIPMVSSISEDAMSAVPDDLRQAGYGLGATKFEVSTGIVVPASISGIASSYILAVSRAIGETMIVVVAMGAQARMPAVQQAFGIPFVNPADVLLQSGMTITVAMVQIAGGDLTGGTTPYDSMFALGLALFVVTLVMNVISDIIAERYREEY; encoded by the coding sequence GTGACTGACAGCACAGAGAGTCCCGACCTGTCCCGGCAAGGCGGGCTCACACGACTGAAGGAGGGAACCTACGGTGGGTTGTTCGCCGTATGTGCGGCCGTCACCCTGCTGACGACGGTCGCGATCTTCGTAACGCTTCTGTTGGACGCGGTGGTGTTCTTCTCGACTATCCCGATCACCGAGTTCCTGACGACGACCAACTGGAGCCCGAACCCGGCCGGCGGCGGGCAGGCGTTCGGTATCATCCCCCTGCTCATCGGGACGTTCGTCGTGACGGTTACGGCGGCGTTCATCGCGCTCCCGACCGGCACGCTCACAGCGATCTACCTCAGCGAGTACGCGACGTCGAACGCGCGCTCGATCCTGAAACCCCTCTTAGAGATCCTCGCCGGCATCCCGACCGTGGTGTACGGCTACTTCGCGCTGGTGTACGTCACCCCGGCGCTGAAGGCGACCCTGTTCCCCGAGATGAGCACCTTCAACGCGCTGTCAGCGTCGATCATGGTCGGCATCATGACGATTCCGATGGTGTCGTCGATATCGGAGGACGCGATGAGCGCGGTCCCCGACGACCTGCGGCAGGCCGGCTACGGGCTCGGAGCGACCAAGTTCGAGGTGTCGACGGGCATCGTGGTGCCGGCCTCCATCTCCGGGATCGCCTCCTCGTACATTCTCGCCGTCTCCCGCGCCATCGGCGAGACGATGATCGTCGTCGTCGCGATGGGCGCGCAGGCGCGGATGCCGGCGGTGCAACAGGCCTTCGGCATCCCCTTCGTCAACCCCGCCGACGTGCTCTTGCAGTCCGGGATGACGATCACCGTCGCGATGGTGCAGATCGCCGGCGGCGACCTGACGGGCGGGACGACGCCGTACGACTCGATGTTCGCGCTCGGACTCGCGCTGTTCGTGGTGACGCTCGTAATGAACGTGATCAGTGACATTATCGCGGAACGCTACCGGGAGGAGTACTGA